The segment AGTGACATTTAGGAGCACAATAGCTCAATCCAGCTGCCAGTATTGCAGGTTGAACAGAAATTTTGGGGCTAAAGGGACTTTCCAGGTCGTGGGCCTGAGGGCAGGTAAAGAGGATCAGGAAGTGCCTCACAGAGAACACAAGGTTTCAGCAGCAGCGGAGCTATAACTTACATGGATGTCCTGACATTACCAGGCTATCAGATCTCTCCATGGGAGCATCAAGTGCAACCTAGTTCTGGAAACATGATGGCTAGAGAGGGATGTACCTGGGTAAACGTAAAGGCACCAATTAGTCTGGTAGATCTAGAGCTTTGGGATTGAGCAGTTTGTCCAGGGTGACCGGAATTTCCCCTTATACTCCAAATCAAAAATGGCACTTCATTTGCTCTGCAAATGCCTGCTCCCCATAAACAATGCCTCAGTGGCACGAACCAAGCCATGAGCCTGGATATTCGGTCGAGACGGTACAGGGGAGACAGACGGTGCACCGGGACACCTGCCCAAAAGCCAGGCCGAGCTCAGCGCCCGAACCGTGCGCGCCCAGGGGCAGACATGGcccacgcacatgcacacgcacacgcacgggAGCGCAGGCTCCCCGCGTTCCCGACGCAGTGCCGAGGCCGGGCGCCGGCGGGAGCCCTGGAGTCGGGAGCTCCAGGAGGGGGCGGGTGCTCGAGAAAGGAGCTCGTGCATTCGCTCCCCTGGCCGGCAGAAGCCCCGCCCCGACCCCGCCCACCCCCTTCTCCCGCGCGCGGGCTCCGCGCGCCCCTTgccgcgcgcgtgcgcgcgcgtgcgcaggCCAGGGCTCTCCGCGGGCGGCCCCGTAGACCCAGGGAAAGCAACCACCCGTCAGGTCCCAGATTAACCCTTTCCTCGCTCGCTCACGAGGGAGGCCCCAGCCAGTTCCGTGCCTGCGCAAGCGGCGGCGCGCCTTCTCTCCCCCCCACTACCCCGGAGCCCGCACCGCGCATGCACGGggaggggggtggtgggggtgttCGCGGCGGGTTGGCTAGTGTGTGCTCGTGCAGGAGGAGGGCTGCCACCACCAGGGACGTGCACGATtccccccctaccccaccccctccccaaactcagaaaaaaaaaaattaaaaaaaaatccaaaacactgcCACCCACCGTGCCCCCGCGTCCATCCCGTCCCTGGCTTGCGCGCTGCCGAGCGAGGGAGCCCACAGCGACAGCGAGCGTCTGTAGCGGTGCCAAGCTGCAGGTAAGCGCGGGCCGGGTGCTGGAAGGGCCGGGGACGGGCGCGGGGACGCGGGGGCAGCCGGCGGCGGGCGCGGCCGGGGCGGCTGCGAGGAGGCGCGTTCCCGCCGAGCTCCGGGGCAGCAGCCAGCTGCAGGATGTGGCGGCGCAGCGCGGTGCGAGCGGGATCGGGGCGTGGGCCGCGGTTGGGCGTGGGGGGCCGGGCGTCCCCGGTGGCTGCGCAGGCCAGCGAGCGGGTGGGGAAGAGGCCAGGCGGCGGCCCCGCGCGCGCGCTCTCTCTCCGCGGCCGAGTTCATGGCCGCCTGGCTCTCCGCGCCGCAGTGCAccgcggtgggggtggggacggCCGAGCCGGGCCCGAGCGCGGCCCGCGGGGCGCCGCCCCTCGCAGCTGTGGTTTCCCCCGGAGCCGACGGGACCCCCCGCGCACGCTCCCCCGCCTGCGTCCGCCGAGCTCCGGGGAGCCGGCCGCGCGCCGCCCCCGCCCTTGGCCGCGGGAGGGCGCGGGAGGACCAGACGCGCAGGCCGCGGAGTGCGCGGGGCGCGAGCTCGGGGCTCGCGGGCGGAGCAGGGCGCGGCGCGGCGCGGGGCTGCGGAACCGGCCGCATGCCCGCTCCCGAGCTCGTCGCGCCGCCGGGGCTGCTGCGGGCCAAGGAAGAGAGCCTCGCGCCCGCGCCGCGACCTGGAGAAGTGGAGGATGGTGGAAGGGAAGGTGGCCCGTCGCTGGCGGGCACAGCTCAGGGGAGCTTTTGTTTAGGAGAGAATGCTGAGGGCTCGCTGCATCCGGCGGCTCATTGGCTGCGAAATGCGAATGTGGGCTCCCCACGCGCGGACTGCGCCCCATGTCTTTCGCGGGGCCCCGGATTCCCCACTCCCAAGTTGTGCGGTCGCAACAGGGAAGTGGTGTGGCCGCCATTGTCGCAGCTGCTCCGGAATAAGGAGGCGGCTGCGGCTGCTTATGTAAGTTTGCTTTGGGAAAGCCTGGCTCTGTGCTCGGTGAGGACGCCTTAACGCTCCCGCGATTTGGGGAGCTGCTAGCAAGGAGCTGCTTTATAGTATTATAGGTGTTGGGCTATGTCTTGTCCTACACCTACTTACACACATACTGGCAATGGTTATCTTCAGGTTTGACTCATTTGAACTTAGCAATGGGAACATCTctatagggggaaaaaaaaaccgaGCCGATTGCCCTGTGACCTCCTTTGAAAAAGAATTACACACTCACCAGAATCGAGAAGGCGTACGCACGCTGATATGTTGCCATAGCTACCATAGGGCCACTCTTCTCCCAAGTCCATGACCTCAGAAGTGCCACGGAGGGAATTTCTGCAGGGAATGCCTTCCCTTAGGCTGACTGCCGGCCCAGGGTGCATCTAGAACCCAGGAAGGCTGAGGTGAAGACTGGAGGGAGCATCCTTAGAAACTATCTTACCAGCCCTCACTCCGTGCACATGGGAAAGCCTGCTAACTCAGAGCCCTGTGATTCCTATAGTATGAACTTGTTATGGGTTCTCAGGATGTCGACCCTTTGGTGGAATCTCGGACAAAGTCATTGTGTAGGACTGTATTGTAACACGGCCACCTGCTTCTACTGCACTTGTGGGATTGGTGGTCAGTAGAGGAAATTTTTGTTCTTCAAAGCCTGTTGGGCTGCAGGATGTGGAGTTCTTTGGGTGAGAGTTAAGAACGAAAGAAAATTCTTTGAACCTGCATCCggggatggagggagaaaaaTGTAAGATTTCTCCATGGCAGTCTTGGAGACAAGTTTGTAATTGTGTAGTAGACAAAGTGGCATGCTTATTTCTCCACTCTTTAGCTGTTGGGTATGTGTGTTCCTGCAGCCGTCCGATATTCAAACATGCATCTAGATGTCTATAGTTCTTAAAGGAAAATGTGCACCCAACAGGAAGTGGTGTGGATAAAGAACATATATGTGCTGATGTTTTCAAGAATATATACCACGGACTACTCCGGGTCTAGTCCTTACATAGAACCAGACCTGACTACTGTTAGCCTCACAGTGTCTCCCCAAAAAACGGTTCATAGGCAAGAGGTGGGACAGAGTGTTTTGTGACTCTTGTAAATACTTGGTTTAGGAtttaatgtagaaaaaaaaaatcttacttaaTCTGTGCCTTTCTTCCTGTAGATCTGGCTTGCCCCTGATCAGCCTGAGTCTGATCTGAAGATTTTGGTGTTTAAGGCATTAAGAACATAGCCTGAATTGTTCATGGTGAGTGTACCTTAGAGTAGTAAGCCTCAGACTATCATCTGGCATTTGATTTTAACATAAGTATCTCGGGTCTAGGGGTATCAGTAAGGGCTAAATCTACGTCCTCGGTTTAAGCAAGTCCCTGATCCCcagtgtgtacacatacacacattctacACATACGTTTGTAATTCTACTTCCATGAGGAAAAACCTGTTTTCTTCAGACTTAAACTGGGTTGAATAAAAGTAAGACCATGTTGTTTTTACATAAAACACAGTATTTTTCGATAAGCTCTTGAACTCGCAGTGGAAGGCCTTCTGTGGTGGTTCTGaaattactttgttttaaaaatatgtctataCTTAACCAAGTACAGGTTGAACCTAAGTCCAAAATGTTCAAACTCTGAAGCTTTTTGAAGGGCAATAAGAAGCCATAGATGAAAATTCTGTGCTATgaagttttgttgagaatattatttgagaaaacaaaataaacaaaagaatattatttGAGGCAGGCAAGAggaaagatctctgagttcaaggccagcctggtctacagatccagttccaagacagccagggttacccagagaaaccctgtctcgaaaaagaagtATTTTTTGAAATAGTATATAAATTACCTTCATGCTGTATGTGTAaggtatatataaaataacaacTAGTTTTGGAGTTGGGCTTGGCCTACCATCTTCAATTTATCTCATTATGTGTATGCACGTATTGCAAaacctggaggaaaaaaaatctaaaacttgAAACACTTCTGGTCCCGAGCATTTCAGAGAAAGGACACTCAACCTGTACATCTGTTGACTTTTAACTGGATGGCTGGAAGTCTGGCATCCTATGAGCATAAAGCCACTCATCACTGTCTTCCCAGAGGTCTTGGGGGTCAGATTACACCTAGAAACTCATCCAGGAGTGGCTCAAAACTACTATGGAGAAACTAGAGGCCAACACAGAACCATTGTGGCAGTGGTGCCCTCTCTAGTTCTTCAGTGGTGGCTTGTCTCTTCTCTCAAGGAAGTACAGTGCCCAGCCCGGTGTTATTGTCAAGTCCTCCACACCTGAAGTCAGGTCttgaggaatctttttttttttccctgcatttgtggtgtatgtatacacatctgcatgtgtgtgcatgcatgctggtGCATGTATGTGGCCATTCCCTCGGAGACCCCAAAGCTGGCGAGACAGGCATCTTCTTTGATTGATGTCTGCTTTGTCCACTGGGACAGGATCTCTCAATTCAGCCTGGAGTTCACTGTTTAGCTAGCAGAGCCAGCCACCTTGACACCGTCTCAGAATTACAGGTGGCCGCCATGGGCTGGACTGAGTCTCCATTGTTGGGCTGTTTATCTGTCTTAACAGAGTGAACGTTTCCTGGATTTAATTACTGGATCTTACAAGCTGTAGGATGTTGGGCTGCTTCCTAACTTCTTTTAGAAATTGAGGACACCACCTACCCAATAGGACATTAACATTAAGTGATATTAAGTGAATTGAGCCACCTAAAACTTGGAGAGTAGTACATGGTCTATATTTTGTGAAAAGCTGCCATTGTCATTATAACCAGGGAACTATTAATAAACAGAAAGTAATTTAAAATTGCATTATGGAAATCCCTTgtctggggttgttttgtttgtttgttttgttttgtttttttaccagtTTGGGACCATCTTTAACAGACTTTCTAAATTATCAGGTTCCAAATATTCACGATATGTCTAAATTTTGCATAGGGTGTACTAGGTTCATATTAAACACCTTTAAAATTTCCTTTGCAGGAGTTTTTCATCAGTATGTCTGAAACCATAAAATATAATGATGATGATCATAAAACGCTGTTTCTGAAAACACTGAACGAACAGCGCCTGGAGGGAGAATTCTGCGACATCGCCATCGTGGTTGAAGATGTAAAGTTCCGAGCCCACCGGTGTGTCCTCGCCGCCTGCAGCACGTACTTTAAGAAGCTTTTCAAGAAGCTAGAAGTAGACAGCTCGTCCGTCATAGAGATAGATTTCCTCCGCTCTGACATATTTGAAGAGGTGCTGAACTACATGTACACCGCCAAGATTTCCGTGAAAAAGGAGGACGTCAACTTGATGATGTCGTCCGGGCAGATTCTCGGTATCCGGTTTTTGGATAAACTGTGTTCTCAGAAGCGCGATGTGTCTAGTCCGGATGAAAGTAACGGCCAGTCGAAGAGTAAGTATTGCCTCAAACTAAACCGCCCCATCGGAGACGCTGCTGATGCTCAGGACGATGATGTGGAAGAAATCGGGGACCAAGATGACAGCCCTTCTGATGACACGGTAGAGGGCACTCCCCCGAGTCAAGAGGACGGCAAGTCTCCCACAACCACTCTCAGGGTTCAGGAAGCAATTTTGAAAGAGCTGGGGAGTGAGGAAGTTCGGAAAGTGAACTGTTACGGCCAGGAAGTGGAGTCCATGGAGACTCCCGAATCCAAAGATCTGGGCTCTCAGACCCCTCAGGCCTTAACCTTTAATGATGGGATGAGCGAAGTAAAAGATGAACAGACTCCGGGCTGGACCACGGCGGCCAGCGACATGAAGTTCGAGTACTTGCTCTACGGTCACCATCGAGAGCAGATCGCCTGCCAGGCGTGTGGGAAGACGTTCTCCGATGAAGGCCGGCTGAGGAAACATGAGAAGCTCCACACCGCTGACAGGCCGTTTGTCTGTGAGATGTGCACAAAAGGTTTCACCACCCAGGCCCACCTGAAAGAACACCTAAAAATCCATACAGGGTACAAACCCTACAGCTGCGAGGTGTGCGGAAAGTCATTCATCCGCGCCCCAGACCTGAAGAAGCACGAGAGGGTTCACAGCAACGAAAGACCATTTGCGTGTCACATGTGTGACAAAGCCTTCAAACACAAGTCTCACCTCAAGGACCACGAGAGAAGACACAGAGGGGAAAAGCCTTTTGTGTGTGGCTCCTGCACCAAGGCCTTCGCCAAGGCCTCAGACCTGAAGAGGCATGAGAACAATATGCACAGTGAGAGGAAACAGGTCACCCCCAGTGCCATCCAGAGTGAGACAGAACAGTTGCAGGCCGCAGCCATGGCCGCTGAGGCTGAGCAGCAGCTGGAGACAATTGCCTGTAGCTAGAGGTGATGGGTTAGGAACACTGGGCCTGGGAGGTGGATGCTAAGATTGCATTGGCTGTAGTCAGTGAACACCTTTGACCGCTTTGTGGCAATTTACAGCGTTGTGCTGGCTGGACCTAAGACAGTGCGCACTCCGGTTAGGTGATTCTCAAATTTCTCAAGGCAGTTATGTTCCTACGTTCTGACCAAACAGTTTGctttttttatcttttggtttgtgtgtgcgtgtgcgtgtgcgtgtgtgtgttgtctaGTATTCATATTCCCAGTAAGCTCCCCTACCCTTCTTTATGGTTTTAATTTGAAATCTCCTTTGTCTGGTTTAAAATGAGTGGCTTCTGTTTCATTCTTAATTCCTCAACTCTTGCCAAGCTGGTGAGTGCACTGCACAGAGTCATGGAATAAATTGATTTCCTAGTCCCAGTATATGTGACTTATGTCAAAACAGCAGTTTTAATAACTGGATACAAGACCTTTatatggatgcagaaaatgttggCACGCGCTGACCCAGAACACTGCAGAAGTACAAAACCAAATTTGGAAAAATGGAATGGTTTTAGTTTTATATTTggtttgtgatttttaaatctctctctctatatatatatatcattgttTCTCACTGTTCCTTGGACAAATAATGGTTGCTTTGCTGAAGTGTTCCTTCATCCATTACAATGGCCCCTGTACCCACCCCAAATGCTGCAGGTCATGTATACCTCAGGATGAGTGAGACCACCAGGATGCTGGTGGTGTTGGGACTCAGTTTCCCTTTCATTCAGTGTGGCCatgctgtctgtgtgtgtccgtgCAATGGACCAGCATCGACAGGAGAAGAGTCTGACACAAGGTTTTCACAGATACAAAAAACCCCTAGGTCTTGAAATCGTGACTGATTTCAGAAATGGTTTTGTATTTAAGATCAAAATTAGGACAAGCAGCAGCAATGTTTCTTCAAATGCGTTTTTGTAGTTTACAGATGGTCAGGCCTcggggtctctgcatctctgcagCACTCAATTTCCCTTGGAGCAGATGCTTCCTTAAATACGTCTGAAACCCTTCACGTGTGTAAATAGTATTGTTGGTCTTATGTATTTCGAGAAAAGGGAcagctgcattttttttctttcctttttattttttttatacagTGGATTAAAGTACCTTTCATTGGCAACACATATCAGACCCCTTTAACCAATATTAAAGACTATCAGACCAAATGTTTATGTTTTCCAAATATGTCTTATCACTGGTTGCAGTTTTCAATAGAAGCTGATTGCCCTGTCATAGCCATAAATCGGAATTATGAACTTTGTTTCAGATTGGGTGTACTAAAACGCTcctttgactatttccttaaggATATATTGAAATGCCCACAGAGTTTGAATTATGTTCTGTAGGAAAGTGTAGACAGTTGTTTTAGGATGTGTACAGTTGTAGAAGGTGCCAACTTTAAAAGCTCATGTTTGGTtcttaaggttttctttttaaaaaaaaaatgcattaaagTAATTTCGTTACATGGCCTGCTGTACTAACATCTGTTATTACTGTCGtgagaaaaattttatttttaaaaccggTGTCCATGTTGTGCCAGAGATTGTAGGATGGAGGGGAGgctacctttaaatttttttctttatttatcgtTAAAATGTTTCAGCTTAAATTAATCTTTcctgagtgtttttttttctgttttgaaggcAATCCCATCAGTTCGTCTGTGCAGTTAGTAGGAGGGGCCGGACTGGTGATCCTAGGCTGTGTTAACCAAAGCAAATGTGAAATCAGCTGGCATCCTGTTGATAACTACTTCAACAAACCATATTTTGGGCCTTTGTTTTTGTATATAAAGATAATGATACACTCCTCTTGTTCTTGATCATTCTTTATACCACTGTTGTTAATGTCCAGATCTATACGCTACCATAGTCATGGTTTCATAGAGGGTCACACTCCTGATCTAAAATCAGTCCCTATAAAAAGCCTTGTGGACAGGTAATCATGTCATTGTGTCCCAATctgagaaaacaaagtagaattcTGAATACTTCGTATTACATGTTTAGTGTTTGAACCTTTTTGTATTTGTGTTATAACTTCTACCATGGGTTCTGGGTTCTTATGGGAgtacctgtttttatttttagtggtGGTGGACTCTTAAAATTACTTTCCTTGGCCCTGAACAGGAACAGTGCCTCTCTACATCCAGCTAACTCTAGTCATCCCTAAGGTAGGAGGGACCCACCCGCAGAGGCATGGCGAGTTCCTGCTGAGATGCGCTGGCCCCCAATCTGCAGTGTGAGCAGAAAGGAAttctaagccgggcagtggtggcgcacagctttaatcccagcatttgggaggcagaggcaggcagatttctgatttcgaggccagcctgctctacaaagtgagttccaggacagccagggctatacagagaaaccctgtctcaaaaataaataaataaataaataaataaataaataaataaataaaaaagaaagaaaggaattctAAGCATAGGCTATCTTTCCATCAATACTTCAATACTTCTTCCTGTACACTATCTGTGTCCACAAACATTGTGTTGACCCCCTCATATTAGCATTGGTTTAGATGATAAATGCAAGGAATTGTAAGGAATTTCATGTAACTGTAAAATCAGCCAAGAAAATTAAGCATCCCCGGTGCACAGGCCTATCAACCCAgcccctcaggaggctgaggcaagatcaCAGGTTGACAGCCTGACTGGCTAAAGAGTGAGTTCGAGACCACCCTGACCAAATGACTTGACACTAGGGATATGGTACAGAGGCGAAGCGCTTGCTTATGTGCTGACGGATACACACAAATTGAAGCACCTTTTGAACTGCCCTGAGTGTGAGTTTAGAAAGTTTCTTCACCTTTCAGGTAAAAATGTGGCCTTTTTCCTCATTGCTTAACATGAAAATTAACACAACACTGAGCCCAGTATCCTGCTTTTTGGGTTCACCATGAGTAGTTCCTGTTGTACTGGTTCATTTTGGACATGTTATCAGTCGGTAACTTGGCTCACCTCAAACTCCAatatatgcctgcctctgcatccttaGGGTTGGAACTAAGGATGTGCTAGCAAACTGCACCATATCAGGGATGTTCTCAGTGGATACAGAAACAAGATGCCCCCGCCCCCGCTCCCCACACCTGTCAATTCTATAATTGCTGGCTCTGCATTGTAGCCTGACACGTCTTTTTAAAGTGTTCACAACTGAGAATGTCTTAAGAAAGTTCTGTTTAATTGGCATTTATAAGCTGTCCATTCACAGCTTACATACTCATTCTAGAATTTTCTTTGGTTTCATAATCACACCTCATTTGCCCATTTTTAAGTAGGTCATTGGCGTGTAGTCAAGTGTATACATACACCCTGATGTGGTTGGCTTCCAAATCTACTCAGGGGACATAACAACACAGGCAGAATTGCAATTCTGAGAGCCACACATGAAGTTATCCATTTagacaatatttttatataaacctTTCCCAAAGTGAATGTGTTTTAGACTACACTCAGTATTATCTGTCCTGGTTTACATAAATTCCAAGAATATCTGCTGTTTCTTCACTGAAGGGGTTAAGACTACCACCCCCGAATTTTGACTTTAGTCTGGAGTTACTGCTTGCTTTCTTTCGAGGATGTTATCAATAACCTTCCAGGAGGACACTTTATGTGGAGTCCGATTAGTGTCCATTAACAATACTGGCTGAATGTCTGCTATTTACTGAGCTAGGCATTGGGCTAGGTACTGAGAACCCAGCAGGAGTGGGACTGACCGGCTTCCTACTGTCCAGGAACAAAGGCCTCACCTATGCATGCTCACAGAATTCTACACCTGTGAAGATAGTATGTATCATCCAAATGTGCAAGATGCTTTTCAATTTGGGAGTGTATTAATACACTTCATAGAACTTGGTTTCCTTCTAAAGTTAACTAAGGGCTTCATTCTGT is part of the Mus musculus strain C57BL/6J chromosome 17, GRCm38.p6 C57BL/6J genome and harbors:
- the Gm49894 gene encoding transcription initiation factor TFIID subunit 4-like, with translation MAATPLPCCDRTTWEWGIRGPAKDMGRTPLSCARQRRATFPSTILHFSRSRRGREALFLGPQQPRRRDELGSGHAAGSAAPRRAAPCSAREPRARAPRTPRPARLVLPRPPAAKGGGGARPAPRSSADAGGGACAGGPVGSGGNHSCEGRRPAGRARARLGRPHPHRGALRRGEPGGHELGRGERARARGRRLASSPPARWPAQPPGTPGPPRPTAAHAPIPLAPRCAATSCSWLLPRSSAGTRLLAAAPAAPAAGCPRVPAPVPGPSSTRPALTCSLAPLQTLAVAVGSLARQRASQGRDGRGGTVHPSLAIMFPELGCT
- the Zbtb14 gene encoding zinc finger and BTB domain-containing protein 14 yields the protein MEFFISMSETIKYNDDDHKTLFLKTLNEQRLEGEFCDIAIVVEDVKFRAHRCVLAACSTYFKKLFKKLEVDSSSVIEIDFLRSDIFEEVLNYMYTAKISVKKEDVNLMMSSGQILGIRFLDKLCSQKRDVSSPDESNGQSKSKYCLKLNRPIGDAADAQDDDVEEIGDQDDSPSDDTVEGTPPSQEDGKSPTTTLRVQEAILKELGSEEVRKVNCYGQEVESMETPESKDLGSQTPQALTFNDGMSEVKDEQTPGWTTAASDMKFEYLLYGHHREQIACQACGKTFSDEGRLRKHEKLHTADRPFVCEMCTKGFTTQAHLKEHLKIHTGYKPYSCEVCGKSFIRAPDLKKHERVHSNERPFACHMCDKAFKHKSHLKDHERRHRGEKPFVCGSCTKAFAKASDLKRHENNMHSERKQVTPSAIQSETEQLQAAAMAAEAEQQLETIACS